AGTGCATGAGAACCACGGTCAGTGTTTTGATACTGTCAGCGTTTAGACAACATTTAGACAGCAactgtatataaacacacacatggaccatTAACTCTATTGGTCTAAGTTTACTTGCAAATGCATTGTCTTACGTCAACTATCTTAGGTCTATATGAAAACAAATTGCACTTTTCTTGTTCAGGTTATATAACCACATTTCCCATACCAACAGTTGTCTGGCACAGCACAGACCCTCCAGTCTAAAACGTAGCCTTCCATTTAATTCTACAACGACATGGCACCACACAAGTTTGACTGAAATGAAATAGAGTCCTTACTAAAAAACATTGCTCTTACACTTCAAAAAAACAGGCTGGTCCCGGATACGTGCTTTAAAAATATCTGACcaaggtaggctaggctacggtTCAAATATTTCAATCACAATTAGATCTAAACTGGTCTTTGAGCAAAACAGACTCCAGTGTGAAAGATGGTTAATATTGATAGTAGCCTACATCAAGAGGGCATCCATCCAGCCGACCTGATAGCATCACAAGAGGCGCCAAGAGAGAAATGCGTCATTAACCGAGCAAGTAGCCGATTCAtacattctcacacatacactttttGATAGTCTCCGCTAGATAGGCTAATGTACTTATCGCTAATGCCAATAAGGCCCTAATGCAATATCACAATGAGCAGGACAGGTGCTCATCGTTAACCTGCCATCAGGTCGCAAAGCACAGACGCGGGTCTCGGGAGATTATTCAACTTCAGATACATTTAAACACACTGTCGCCAAGTTTATATTTACAATGCCTTTATTTAGCATATTTACATAAGTATTtataaaaatataattaaagcTTTTGCaaatattttacatttaatATTAATAACTTGTTCACATCGTTGAGTTGAATGCAGTCTCTCAGAATCTGTACCAGCCTATGCGTCTTTATTTCTGTACATGCATGTAGGCATCTTTGCCTTTTGTCATCAAAATAGCCCCAAACAGAACAACAAATCTGCACATTTGTATCAATGACATAACTGTTATGACTGCAATCTTCGATAGAAGTAGACTATACATCGAGCATCCAATACGATTCAAAACCTATCGTTCACCAACACCGCGGCATGAGGGAGGCTATGGCATCCATGCCCAGAGGTTTACATTCAGTTTTAGACATATTGTAGGGACACGTTATGGTAAGCCTGACAACGGATGGCTGTATCGATACATTCCTCCAAGACACTTTAGATAATGCTTCGACTTACTGTTCGAGATCTTGAAATGCACGCAATTAAATGGGTGTAGGGTATTTGCGGCTCGTTATGTGTGGCGATTCCCCTCTAGCTTCTGGGGGGGTTATGATGATGAGGTAGGAAGATTGAGTCCGTGTATGCTGTTCAAAGCCTCATGCTTGCTCAAGGGACTGGGAGGTTTACGGTCTCCTGCGAAGAGGGGGCAGATAGACAAGGAGTATGTGTTTAGAGAGCAAACAAGTCGTAAttctgtccaaaaaaaaaaaaaaaactctgttcATGCAACACCACGTCTATTTTCAAAAGTAGTGGTCGATATGTGAAATCATTAATGGGCATAATAGCTCTATGCTAGCATTTTCTGTGGACTGTGGCTACCAGAAATATTCGACTTGTGAGGATTGTATTAATggtaataattattataatattaatactaataattattataataaaaTGATAAACAATAACTATATACAAAGTTTCGTTATCTTGACGACAACAAAAATAATCCGAGATCTCCAGAAACTATCTAAAATAATGCATAAGCTATTGGTAGGCTATTTCAGGGTTTCCATACAATATTTTTGGAGAAATATGGAATAATTAGACTTCTTGAAATCAAAGCCTGTTTATGTGAACCTTGAAAACTCCACTGTAAAGCCAGATTATGGTAATGAATCGAACTATGCACATAAAGTTCATAAGCTTTCTCTCTATGCACTATTAGGGTTGTCTATGTGGTTTTATATCGGTATTAACCAACTCCAGACCCTATACTCAagtcttttccccatgtcatgcTAGAACAATGCAATATGGGGCTACATCAGAGAGGCTATGttttcaaacacaacacatgctCTGCATGATACAAAATGCTCTGGCACCATTCATGGTATCATTGAGACAacgattttttttaaaaactgaaCCGTGGATTTGCCCAAACTTTGCCTTTTAAGACATGTGGTTGGTTGGTTACATGTTTCGGACTTAATCTGGAACCTCTATGCGAAATAATTTGTTGGCTACCGCCTTCTGTATTCATGATAAATGGTTTGACAAAATTgcataaaaaagaaaatctaaGTATTTTCAAAAGAGTCGTCTCTACACGTTTTCAAGTTACAGTATGAAGTCATCAGCAGCAACCAGGTGTGACCTACCGTCTCGCGCTGCATGTTTGAATGACATTGGCGAATGGATGTCACCCGCGTGTATCGTCATACCGCTGCTCGGGTGCGATAGGGTCGTGCCCTGCGTCTGCCAGTGGTGAGCTGGAGTCACATAGCTTCCCGTTGGACCACTATACACACCGTACTGATTTGAGGGAGAGTATGCACACGCAGGTACATAACTGGACAATGTGGATGAGGCCTGTGAAAGCATATacggtgcgcacacacacacacacacacacacacacacacacacacacacacacacacacacacacacacacacacacagacacacacagacacagacacagacacacaaatgcagaaaaAGGGGTAAATAACACCTACACATAGTTATATAAGTGGTGTTCATCCATGTTAATCAGAGCGCCCATAGCTAGCTACAAATGCTTACTATACCACCGTACGCTCACTCTGGAAAAACACAGCCTAGTAGGCCTCGAAGGGGATTCACATTTTCTTGTGAGTGCAACATGGACGTTTTACACTAGCCTACACTTTCAACTAACTGTGTCATTTGGACAGTATCGGCTATTGTGTTTTGCTGAGAACATTTACCTGAGGATACTTAATGTCCGCGTCGACAGCCGATTTGTCAATTCCGTTCACCCCATGAGCGGAGGAAAACGTGCCTCTGTTGACAGCTCCCCAGTCTTCCATTTTTGGTGGGTATCCCTCAGCAGCAATGGCTGGGtgacaaacaaaaatatgtcaGGCTTTCTAGTAAAAATGTGCTAAATAGTTGGACATCAGACCCTCTAAAATAAGAATCACTAGGCTATGTATTAGACaatttgtaaaatatatttttagaaAGACTCATCGTAAAAATACCGTGTGCTATGAGATCAGAGACCTGACAATCCCCCATATAAGTTTAATTTTAAAAGTTCAATACACATttcaacaaacacaaataattgTGAAAAAACGAAgagttattttttatatatataaaactatAATTGATCTACTACGTTGAATACCCTAACGTTAAATAATACACCAATAACATACGCCATAATAATATGcatcattataataataatatgataataataataataataataataatataacaacATTATAACTATTTTGTTATTATACATATGTGTTGCTATTTATGCTACACTACATTGGACCACCAACTGAAAAGTTCAATAAAGCGtgcaaaatatattttaatcAAGAGAGAGGCCTACagtagtaaaaaaaagaaaaatgataaaaaaaaaaaaaaaaaatgtctgtaaGCAATATGTTCTGAAATGTGCTCAATTGATCTAATGTTGCCaggatataaatatataaaattaTGAACATCTAGGCCTGTATCATGTTCTTGGCCCTAACTACATATTTTCACGTCCGAAGAAGCATATTTCTGTCGAGAATGCAGCCAAATAGATTGGTGTTATTTCATTTTACACTCACTAAGGAGTGTTTTGTGCATTTAGTTAGGCTCATTTAAAGACAACAGACTAATGTGTTTTTCAAATGCCTCCTTGTTAGGATCAGGGCCTACATGGAAAAACAACTTGATTTATAGGTTGCATTCCACGCCATAAGTAGTGAATAAACATTAAACGTCGAAGAATTACGCACAACAAAATCTAGGCTATAGTGgttaaattaaaacaaaattgtGGTGCATTGTAATTCAACAATATGTAAAAGCCATAGTCGAGAAAAATAGGATGAAATATTCGTGTTTGACTACTGACCTGCAGGGTCCATGAAGGCTCTCATGCCAAGGATATTGCTGACCGTGTGCGCGGAGGGCCAGCCCCGTGATATGCCCGTGACGGGCACGCCATGGTTGCCCATTTTGGTCCCAGTAGGTGACATAGCGTTGGGGTATGAATAGGGATAAATATGGTTGTATGGAATTCCTGGCTGCGGCGGCTGTTTGCTGGTCTCGTACTGGTTCGGCTGGGACAGAGTTCCAATCTTGTTCCGTAAAATCCTACTAATAGAGCTGACTGATGGTACGTTGTATTTGTCACAAACGCCGTCCGCTAGAAGTCTGTCTCGAATTTCCCAAGCAAAGATTCCGGGGTCATTCTGCTTGTAGTCCCTTATGTTTTTCACCACGTTGGGTGTGGTAACCCGTGGCTTGCTCCCGCCGATTGCACCTGGTAAAATCGACCCAGTTTCGTTGTATCTTGCTAGGATCTTGCTCACACAGCCATGGGAGACGCGGAGTTGTCTACTAATGTCACAAGGTCGTATCCCGAGCTGGGCCAGCTCCACTATCCGTAGCCGTATTGCATTGGGCAGCGGACGTCCATTGACAAACACCCCGCCTAGCTGGTTCACCTCCCCATACGTTTGCTctgtaagaaagaaaaaagccaTTACTTGCAATGTATTTGCTCCAAAACAGCTGGAGAACATGAAGTCTTTCCATGCCGTCACTATTGAAAGTTATGAGTAAAATGGCGATCCAATGTAAGCTCTATTATTTAGacccagtaggctacaaaaaatAGACAGCACTTACCTCGCCTACAGTATGGCATTGAGTCTAATATGACAGAATGAGGATATCATGTTATAAACTTACATGTAGACAATTTACAGCTCATGCGTTGCTAGAGACGCAAGCCATGCACATAGACTACAAGACTACAAGGCACAAGTCATAAGTTCTGTTCTCTAATACATTTGTATATAGCAGCCTATTGTACCCATGCAAAAGAGACCATCCAGTTTTGACTAACCCGTGGTCCACTTTACGGTTATTTCTGGCGCTATGCAGGCGTGTAAAACATGCTCTGCCGCTATCATCTTCCTGCCACTGAAGCATGCAGACGTGAAGAGTGGCTCACCCATTTGCCCGTGGTTTTGTGATGCTTTCCTTGAAATAGCTACTCTTCAATGGCTGAACGCACTGTGTCGATTGCACCGGGTGGGGGAAAGCGAGGAAGTTAACAAGAAAATGACGGAGTCCCCAAGTTTTTCTCTCGAAGCTGCGGTCCCACGCCCCACGACAACGAGAAACAATTGTGAACACTGGGACTGGAGTGATCTTCATCCGTTAAAGACAAATTTCTCTTATCCCGGAGCCTGGAGTTTGCTCAGATTAATTTGACGCGTCCTCCACGTCAATCGAGCTGGCTACGCTACGCGCATTGGTTTGATCTCATTGGTCCGTCAGACTCCGGATAGGCTGCCTTTCCTCGCACATGCACCATCCGGTCTGCACAATTTAACCTTTGAGTAATCCGAATTGGTAAGTGAGATGGGTGCGATATTTTGCTACAACCTACATACCGGCGCATACAACGAAAGGTGTTATTATGCAAAACGAATTGTGAATAGAGTAGTAACCTAATGGTTAATATTCTGGAGAGTTTGGCGACACCACCAATCACTTTAAGTTAAACACACATATAGTCTACAAAATTACCTGAGCATCTGCAGACTTcttaaacaaatatttttttttattataaaaaGTGGGTTACAAGTTGGTCAAATAGCAGCCTAGCCTTGGTACATTATGCCGTGCGTGCGCATGCAGAGCCTGAGCAGTATTTTGTCTGCAAAGGTATGGAAACACATTCACGGTATACACGaacatataaacacaatgtGTCATGTGCTTTCCTGGCTAGACATGCCACTAATTGCCGTTGCAGAATTAAAGTGATGTAGTGGAAAGTCAGACTGAAGGGCGGCTAATTTACGCACTGCTCGGAACAGCCACTGAACTGTCACTTAATGGCGAACTTCACTGAAGTGTGATCGTATTTCTGGCTTGATTGATCAGGGAGTGGCAGGATCAGACCTGAGCTCGCCACAGGTTGCACATGACGACCAAGCGCATAATGGGATGGAGTGCGCGCGTGGATGAGGTCGTAAGGTCAGTGATGCAAGGTTATGCAGTGCTAGGGCGCAGTCTGAATGGCCGGTCCAGTTTGAAGAAGGGTTTCACTTGTGCTATACTAAACACAGGCCTGTTGTAATCAATACCTGTGTTGCTTGAAGTACACCGGTTACTATATGGGGTATTGACTAAATTCCAAAGGCTGGCTTTATCACAGCATGTTTTCTGTGTTTCCTGTGTAAGTAAAGAAGGTATCGTTTACTGGCTCGCAAAATGTCGCTTGTAAAACTTAACAGTCGACCCGACAGTAACAAGGAGCAGTGTCACTGTCTTCTCTGACGAGACCAGTTCACAGGTCTGCAGACGAGACACATGGAAAACATCACCTCAGGTCGCACGTATAGCAACATACAGTAATTAAAAAAATCGAACATGATTACCAAAGTAAACGGAAGTTATGCTGTCTTTCTTCAGGAACGCGGTCATCAGACATGTAGGTTCTGATGCTGATATCGGAGAGGATATAGGATGACATGTGGTACCATTATCTAGGCTACCTTACTATGGTGGGCTACGAATCCCCTTTCAGTCAATGCAGTTCTATGCATAAGTCACGCGTGATCATGATATTTTGTCAATGAAAAGTTATCAATTTTTATACTATGATGTGCATTTGCCGACAGagtgacccccacccccactccaacacacactcacacacacacacacacacacacacacacacacacacacacacacacacacacacacacacactcacacactctctctctcacacacacacacgcccctcaTTTGATTCAaggaacacacactcagttgTGGTCGTGAGTAAAGTGTTGCCCTCTTCTGGAGAAAGGAGGTAGTGAAGAGTTTCACTACTTTGTCTTCTACCGAAGTAGAAACATATGACACAGTATCACCGGAGAAAAATCTATTTTTCTTGAATGTAAACGTTTGTAATGAACGTGGCAATCGGAACAAATTCAAGCAGATAAGGTATGGGATCTTGCATGGATATTTTAATGGTGAAATTTAGCAGTGAGAATGCGCAACCCACAGGAAGAGATGCATGACATTACAACACGTTGAAACATTAGGCATGTGGTGTCAGTCTAGTGTGTGACAGTCGCTGTTGAGTCAAATGAAATGCACGCAGTTGGTGTTTTGGATGAAATGCAGTTACATTAGTGTAAACAGGGCTGATGAAAGCACATATATTTATAGTCTAGATAGGGATGGTCAtttacagtgtgtttgtgtttcttcgGTGGAATATAAAAGGGAAAACATTCAGAAGTTGAAGTTGTAGACCATTATGAATAAAAAGCGAGTTTTGAATGAAATATTGAATGCGTCTGAATAAGTCTTTTAACTCCCCGTTCATCATGAACGGTTCCTGTGACTACAGATGTTTtccacacagtttttttttttaaatgtgccttAACCTCTAACAACGGTACTTCACGGCCTCGGACAAAAGTTGAAATAGTGTGTTCTTGAAAtactagtaggcctacattttaatgttttt
The genomic region above belongs to Sardina pilchardus chromosome 20, fSarPil1.1, whole genome shotgun sequence and contains:
- the pax1a gene encoding paired box protein Pax-1a isoform X1, whose amino-acid sequence is MGEPLFTSACFSGRKMIAAEHVLHACIAPEITVKWTTDSMPYCRREQTYGEVNQLGGVFVNGRPLPNAIRLRIVELAQLGIRPCDISRQLRVSHGCVSKILARYNETGSILPGAIGGSKPRVTTPNVVKNIRDYKQNDPGIFAWEIRDRLLADGVCDKYNVPSVSSISRILRNKIGTLSQPNQYETSKQPPQPGIPYNHIYPYSYPNAMSPTGTKMGNHGVPVTGISRGWPSAHTVSNILGMRAFMDPAAIAAEGYPPKMEDWGAVNRGTFSSAHGVNGIDKSAVDADIKYPQASSTLSSYVPACAYSPSNQYGVYSGPTGSYVTPAHHWQTQGTTLSHPSSGMTIHAGDIHSPMSFKHAARDGDRKPPSPLSKHEALNSIHGLNLPTSSS
- the pax1a gene encoding paired box protein Pax-1a isoform X3 gives rise to the protein MDSMPYCRREQTYGEVNQLGGVFVNGRPLPNAIRLRIVELAQLGIRPCDISRQLRVSHGCVSKILARYNETGSILPGAIGGSKPRVTTPNVVKNIRDYKQNDPGIFAWEIRDRLLADGVCDKYNVPSVSSISRILRNKIGTLSQPNQYETSKQPPQPGIPYNHIYPYSYPNAMSPTGTKMGNHGVPVTGISRGWPSAHTVSNILGMRAFMDPAAIAAEGYPPKMEDWGAVNRGTFSSAHGVNGIDKSAVDADIKYPQASSTLSSYVPACAYSPSNQYGVYSGPTGSYVTPAHHWQTQGTTLSHPSSGMTIHAGDIHSPMSFKHAARDGDRKPPSPLSKHEALNSIHGLNLPTSSS
- the pax1a gene encoding paired box protein Pax-1a isoform X2, whose protein sequence is MGEPLFTSACFSGRKMIAAEHVLHACIAPEITVKWTTEQTYGEVNQLGGVFVNGRPLPNAIRLRIVELAQLGIRPCDISRQLRVSHGCVSKILARYNETGSILPGAIGGSKPRVTTPNVVKNIRDYKQNDPGIFAWEIRDRLLADGVCDKYNVPSVSSISRILRNKIGTLSQPNQYETSKQPPQPGIPYNHIYPYSYPNAMSPTGTKMGNHGVPVTGISRGWPSAHTVSNILGMRAFMDPAAIAAEGYPPKMEDWGAVNRGTFSSAHGVNGIDKSAVDADIKYPQASSTLSSYVPACAYSPSNQYGVYSGPTGSYVTPAHHWQTQGTTLSHPSSGMTIHAGDIHSPMSFKHAARDGDRKPPSPLSKHEALNSIHGLNLPTSSS
- the pax1a gene encoding paired box protein Pax-1a isoform X4, yielding MEQTYGEVNQLGGVFVNGRPLPNAIRLRIVELAQLGIRPCDISRQLRVSHGCVSKILARYNETGSILPGAIGGSKPRVTTPNVVKNIRDYKQNDPGIFAWEIRDRLLADGVCDKYNVPSVSSISRILRNKIGTLSQPNQYETSKQPPQPGIPYNHIYPYSYPNAMSPTGTKMGNHGVPVTGISRGWPSAHTVSNILGMRAFMDPAAIAAEGYPPKMEDWGAVNRGTFSSAHGVNGIDKSAVDADIKYPQASSTLSSYVPACAYSPSNQYGVYSGPTGSYVTPAHHWQTQGTTLSHPSSGMTIHAGDIHSPMSFKHAARDGDRKPPSPLSKHEALNSIHGLNLPTSSS